Genomic segment of Scardovia inopinata JCM 12537:
GCCCGTTCCAGGGCACCGGGAGTATCCCTCTGCATCTTATAAAGTTCTGCATAGCCATGTATGGCAGCCAAAGGGGTCCTGAGTTCATGGCTGGCGTCAGAGACAAAACGCTTCATCTGTTCAGTTGTTTCTTCCTGTTTCTTGAAGCTTCCTTCGATTCTGGAAAGCATGGCATTGAGAGAAGAAGACAGGGAACCAATTTCTGTGTTAGTCGGAGCGGCAGGAACACGCTGAGACAGATCTCCTGCGGCGATCTGAGCAGCCGTTTTTTCAATGCGTTTCAAGGGTTTCAGCGCCTGACGAATGGACAAAAGAGCCAGGAGGGCACCGCAGATAATAACAGCAACATCAACAATAATGAAGTATCGCACAATCCGGCTGACAGCATCATTGACCCAATAGAGTGATTTGGCAATATAAACCACATACTGAGTCTCGCCGGTGTCAGGATCTGGAATGCTGATTGCCCGTACCAACCAATCCGTTGAAGCACGAACGTAGGCAGCTTGATCATACTTTTTGTTCAGTACCGTAACTCTGGCAGGGACTATTACTGCTTCCCCATCAAGCGGAACCTGGCTGACAATGAAGGAAGACGATGACAAGCGGGGAATGGAGATTAGATTATTGCTGGCAATAGAAGTAAAGGGGGTGGCCAGGATACGATATTGAGCATCCCGAATCTGCATAAAATAATCTGTGGGTCCGTTTGTTCCCTGCGCTTCCAGAAAATCATTCAAGGCCTGCTGGGTCTCTCTCTTGCTGGCAGTCGAATCAGAACTATCCGTACTGTCAGAGAAGCCCTGACGATTGAATATATTTTCTCTCCGGGAAGCCTGCCGCTGAATCAGGGCAACATTTTTTCTCACCGATTCTGCCTCTTGAATCAACTGGGTGTTCGTTTGATCCATAAGAGCAGCATAGACCAGCTGGTGAGCAGCAAAAGTCATAAAAATCCCAGCAATCATGATGATCAGGAAAACCAGAGTGGTTAGCTTTGCTGTCAAAGGGATATAACTGGCGCGGAGCCGATGCTTATCCCGCCAGCGAGAAAAACGGGAAACAGCCTGGGGCTTGTGCCTGGACTGTTTCCCGGACGTTTCTGATGTATGAGTGTCCATTACCGGGCAAAGGTAGCCTGTTCACGGGGAGCACGGATCATATAGCCCATACCGCGCTTGGTCTGAATAATGGGTGCAACTTTTTGCTCATTGCCTTCATCGTCTGTATAAACAACACCATCAATCTTTTTGCGCAGATAGGAAATATAAGATTCAACGATAGCTGCATCTCCGCCCCAGTCATATTGCCAGACATGATCGAGGATCTGAGCCTTGGACAGAACCCTGCCCTCGTTATCCATCAGGTACCGTAGAAGTTTATACTCCGTCGGGCTCAAATCGATCAGCATTCCATGACGGGTAACATCGTGGGAATCCTCGTTAATTTCCAGATCTGCCACACGAATGATAGGATCATCTTCAGCCTGCTCCTTTGTTCGGCGCAGGATTGCACGGATTCTAGCCACAACCTCTTCCAGGCTGAAAGGCTTGGTCACATAATCGTCCCCTCCGACGGTCAGGCCCATGACCTTGTCCTGGGTATCATCGCGAGCGGTCAAAAAGAGAACCGGAGCTTCCATGCCCTGCTGCCGTATGCGTCTGGTAACAGTAAAACCATCGATATCAGGCAGCATAACATCCATGACAATCAAGTCAGGATTAGTCTGCATAATAACATCTATTGCCTCAGTTCCGTTGGTGGCCGTTGTCACATCAAATCCGGAAAAGTGCAGGCTCGCTGATACCAGATCCCGGATGGAAGGCTCATCATCTACCACTACAATGGTTGCTTCAGGTGTTCTAGTCATACCTCTATTCTAACTAATTTCCTGATGGTTAACTGAGAATTACCCTTTTCTTTCGTTATTTTTTCCATGATAAAGCGTGTTTTCCACATTCGACCACATGGGTGTTTTTTCTTCGGCTCTGGTTCTTTTTCTTTTACTATTATCACTGCACGAAGTTTTAAGACAGATGCTTACACAGACCTTTAGCCACAACTTCGGGCACTGTTGTAAGGAAGAACTGTTTATGAGAAAAACTATCGTGCAAACCGGCGGCCATAAGAAAAAATTACTGAATAAAGTAAGTGAATAAAATGACCGCCTGACAAAAACACCAATAGAAAAGAAAAACAAAGGATAAACGAAAGTTAGGAAAACATGGCAACATACAAAGTTGATTCAGACAGGCTCCAATCTGCAGGGGCGGCAGTAAATTCATCAGCTGCTCAGATAAGACAGGCAGTAAGCACCATGTATGCTAATCTGCAGGATCTTCAGTCCAGCTGGCACGGAGCAGCTGCAACAAAATTCACCGGAGTCATGGAACAATGGAGATCTGCTCAGCAACAAATGGAGCAGTCTCTGCAGAGTATTCAGCGATCGATGAGCCGGGCCTCCGCTGCCTATGCCCAGGCAGAAACAGATGCACAGCACCTATTTGCTCAATAATCGTAGGTGATTTTAATAAAGAATTTTCACTAAAGAATAAAAAAGGAAAACACTAAAGGAAAAATACAAAGCGGCGGACCTTGATATGAAGGTCCGCCGCCCAATTAATTCCGGTAAATTCCGGTTAATTCGCTAAGAGGAATTTATAGGAATCTATGAGGAATTTATTTTAGTAGCCCATGTCCGGGTTAGGGGCAGCGGCTGGGGCCGGCGGCTCTGGCTTGTTGGCAACTACAGCCTCAGTGGTCAGGAAGAGACCAGCGATTGAGGCTGCATTCTGCAGGGCAGAACGTGTTACCTTAACAGGATCAGTTACACCAGCGGACAGGAGATCTTCGTACTCACCTGTGGCTGCATTCAGACCGCTTCCAGCAGGCAGGGTGCGAACCTTGTCAATGACTACCTCGCCGGAGAAACCTGCGTTCTGGGCAATCTGCTTGAGAGGAGCTTCAATAGCGCGGAAAACAATATCAGCACCAGTTGCTTCATCACCTTCCAGCTTAACATTCTTCTGAACGTCTGCAGCTGCCTGGACCAGGGCAACACCACCTCCAGGAAGAAGACCTTCTTCGATAGCAGCCTTAGCGTTGCGGACAGCATCCTCAATGCGATGCTTGCGCTCTTTCGCTTCTACCTCGGTAGCTGCTCCTACCTTGATAACAGCAACGCCGCCAGCCAACTTAGCCAAGCGTTCCTGAAGCTTCTCACGATCATAGTCGGAATCAGAATCTTCAATTTCAGAACGAATCTGAGCGACCCGGGCAGCAACATCTTCCTTGGAGCCTGCTCCAGATACGATGGTGGTTTCATCCTTGGAAACAATAACCTTGGAAGCATGTCCGAAGACAGTATCATCGATAGAATCCAGCTTCAGACCCAGCTCATCGGATACAACCTGTGCACCGGTGAGGATTGCCATATCCTGCAGCATAGCCTTGCGGCGATCACCAAAACCAGGAGCCTTGACAGCTACGGTGTTGAAAGTACCGCGAATCTTGTTGAGAACCAGGGTGGGCAGAGCCTCTCCATCAACGTCCTCAGCAACGATCAGCAAAGGCTTGCCTGACTTCATGACCAACTCAGCAATGTGAACAATATCCTGCTGGCTGGAAACCTTGCCGGAAGTCAAAAGAATGTAGGGATCTTCCAGTACTGCTGTCTGCTCATCTGCGTTGGTTACAAAGTAAGGGGAAATATAACCCTTGTCGAAACGCATTCCTTCGGTGAATTCCAAATCTAGACCGAACTTATTGTTGTCTTCAACGGTGACTACACCATCTTGTCCCACCTTGTCCAGAGCTTCGGCAATCTTGTCGCCAACCTCAGGATCCCCGGCAGAAATAGTAGCTGTAGCAGCAATCTGTTCCTTAGTTTCAACAGGCTTAGCGTTAGACAACAGGCGCTCTACAATTGCATCTGAAGCCTTCTCAATGCCGCGGCGCAGGGCAATAGGATTTGAACCTGCTGTCACATTCCTCAGCCCTTCATGGACCAGAGACTGGGCCAAAACCGTAGCAGTAGTCGTTCCATCGCCGGCAACATCGTCTGTCTTCTTGGCAACTTCCTTGACCAGCTCAGCACCAATGCGGGCATAAGGATCTTCCAGATCAATTTCCTTAGCAATGGATACACCATCATTAGTAATGGTGGGAGCTCCATAGGTCTTGTCGAGAACAACATTACGACCGCGAGGCCCCAATGTTACCTTGACGGTATTAGCCAACTCATCCAGGCCTTCAAGCATACCCTGGCGGGCTTCTTCATCATATTTAATAATTTTTGCCATACTATCCTCTTTTGTTATGAACAATGGCTGTACGTCACCACTCGTTCATGACCGTGATTACCCGACCGTCAGCTATCGAATTATCACTCTCATGTTCCGAGTGCTAAAACCGACCTTAGCACTCTCCCTGACCGAGTGCCAACTTTTTTACGAAACGCCTTGAAAAATAAGCTTCCAGCGTGACTGACACATACGGCGCCTTAACAAGCGAACTTCCATTAGAATTCCAATCAGTAAATGATTCTTGAGAATTAAACCAAGTTTGATAATCAGGAGGTATACGACCATACGTTTTTAATGCACAGTAATATTTAATTATTACGCCGCCTTTGTGATCGCTCACAATATACTTTTTATTTGACTTTGTATCGGTAACTTTGAGAGGATCCGCAGAATATTTTGATGTTGGTGACGGACCAAAATTATCCGAAGGCTCAGAAATTCCCATTTCAATGTGCAGTGCACAAGTAAGAGCATGTATTGTTCCCCAACCAGTTTTCCCGTCCTCAGCAGCAGAATTAAAACCATGCTTCTCTTTATAAAGTAGAATTAAGCCATTTTTGCCTTGTTAAAATCATCTGGTCAGCCATAGCACTCCTTTGTTCCCTATAAGTCAATAAGTCATGATTGGTGGGTCGCATCCGTCTGAAGACTCAAAAGTACGTATAGCACAAAAAATAAATCTACTAGCGCTATACAAGACTCTGTTGTCAGGTTAGCGAACGATAACGGCGATAGGGGAAGAAATCGAGGACACCTCCACAACGTTGGATATACCTAGGGTACGGGCAATATCTTCAGCAGTTGCCTTGTTTTCAGGACCTTTATACCAAACAGTTGCTACGGAGGGAAGAGTACTGCGGTTAGCAGGATTTTGAGCGCTGACATTAGAGTAGCCAGCCTGCGTCAGTTTGCTTTGGTTGCTTGCAGCTAATCCTGCTGTATATCCTCCGTTGTAAACAATGACTTGTATGGTTTTATCCACAGTCGGAGAAGAGGAGGAAGATGACGAAGACTGCGAGGGAGATGAAGAAGCCGAAGAAGATGCAGAAGAAGATGACTCGCTTTTCTTTGAAGAAGCCTGGGTGTTAGTCTTCGCCGAAGATTTCGTCTGAGAAGCAGAAGTAGAGATACCTGCCTGGTTATAGGAATTCATCTGGTGACCGCCTATCTTCCCAGTCATCCATGCCCAGAGAAGCAAGGCGCAGCAAACGGCAACCAGAACCACAAGAAGATATGGACGCAGACGAACAGCAAGGCTCTTACGGCCCCGATGCGCTCCCCCAGGAGTCCCTGCCGACCTGGTGAATTCATCCTGGATGGACATATTGTCGCGATTACTGCCGGATGTCATAAATCCTCCTCATCATATATACACAGTGAGTTTATAATGTCTCTGCCAGTGCGGTCCGCATGGCATACTAAATCGCCACAATATGTTTGCAAAAATGTATGATGGTTCTATGACTACTTCAGCAGTGCGCAAACCCCTCGACCAAATCATGGATCCTGCCTGGGCAGAAGGACTGAAACCAGTAGAGCCACAGATTAGGGCTATGGGAGACTTTCTGCGGCAGGAGCATGCCCAGGGACATCCCACCCTGCCTTCCAGTAATAATATTTTTCGGGCTTTCCAGCTCCCCCTGGCCCAGGTCAAGGTCCTTATTGTGGGTCAGGATCCTTACCCTACTCCGGGCCATCCTGTAGGACTCAGCTTCTGCGTAGCCCCAGATGTGGATCCCCTGCCCGGCAGCCTGCGAAACATATATAAAGAGCTGGTCGACGATATGCAGGTTCCCCAGCCCTCAAACGGTGATCTGACTCCCTGGGTAGATCAGGGGGTTATGCTTCTAAACAGGTCCCTGACTGTTCGGGCAGGAGCTCCCAATAGTCATCAAGGAAAGGGATGGGAGCAGATAACCGAGCAGGCTATCCGGGTCCTTAACAACCGGCTTGATCAGGATGGAAAACCGCTCCCTCTGGTAGCAATTCTCTGGGGGCGTAACGCCCAGTCTCTGGAGCCCTTGCTCACCCATGCCGCCATCATCAAATCAGCTCACCCCAGTCCCCTGTCTGCTAACAGGGGGTTCTTCGGCTCCCGGCCTTTTTCCCGTACCAATGCTTACCTGGAGCAGATGGGGGCAAAACCAGTAAGATGGGACCTCCCCTAAAAAAGGAATTTTCTAGTCCTTTCTCAGAAACCGTCAATAACAGCAGATAGAATCTTATTTATGGATTTATTCGCTTCGCATGATGATAGCCAAAATCAGGAAACTATCCCTTCTGCTAACCCTAATTCTGCCCAGTCCGATCAGGACTCGACTCTGGGAGCAGAGGAAGCCCGCCACTGCAAAGAACTTGCCGACAGGATGCGGGCTCGTTTTGCCCAGGGCTTAGTAGGCCAGGAAGATCTGAGAGAATCCCTCATCATCACTCTGGTAGCCGGCGGACACATTCTGATTGAGTCTGTTCCTGGTCTGGCAAAAACAACAGCTGCACGCATTCTTGCTTCCTGCGTTTCAGGATCTTTTAAACGGATTCAATGCACTCCCGACTTGATGCCTTCAGATCTGATTGGTACCCAAATTTTTGATTTTGCTTCACAGAAGATGATTACTCAAATTGGTCCCATTAATGCCAATATCGTTCTTCTGGATGAGATCAACAGGTCCAGCGCCAAAACCCAGTCTGCCATGCTGGAAGCCATGGCTGAGGGGGCTACAACAATTGGTGGTGAGCGGATTTCTCTACCCCATCCCTTTATGGTCATTGCCACACAAAATCCCATTGAAGAAGAAGGAACCTACGCCCTACCTGAGGCTCAAATGGACCGCTTCACCATGAAAACTGTTATGACCTACCCCACTGATCAGCAGGAAGTTGATATTCTGACCATGCTATCAGACAGAGGAAGTGACGTTCCCCCTACAGACAGCGATCCGAGTAAGACTATTTCTCTGGATGATGTGGCCTATTTAAGGCAAAACGCCAGAAAAGTTCATATTTCCGATGCAGTCAAGGAATATATTGTTGATATTGTCGCAACAAGCCGGGGGGCCGGCTCTCACCCCATCAATGGTTTATCTACCCTGGTCCGCCTTGGCGCAAGCCCCCGTGCCTCCATTGCTCTGATGAGGGTAGCTCAGGCTCAGGCCCTGCTCAGCGGCCGAGATTATGTGATTCCTGAAGACGTGAAGGCCTACGCCCATGATGTTTTGCGCCACCGGATTCTCATGACCTTCGAGGCCCTGGCTGACGGTGTAACCAGCGATCAGATTATTGATTCTATTGTGGAAACTGTTCCTGTTCCCTAGTTTTTGTTCCTTATCCCTGTTAGTTTCAGCAGGAGATTCAGCAGAAGATAAGAGACAACAGGGATAAGAGGTTGCAGGAATTTATGGTTCTTTAAAGTTTGTCAACAATTTTTTACCTTATGGATATACAGGATATATGCAGGATATAGAGACCATTCAAACTGACAGTGCCACAGGTGGTGGCCTGACCAGGCACAAGCAGATGTCCGGCCAGGCCATCCGCCAAAGGATTGAAGCTATGGGGACCCACCTGACTCTCCCAACAGTCAAGCGGGCTTTAGGCGTGTTGGAAGGCGAACATCAATCGATACGACGCGGGTCCGGCTATGAATTCCTCGATATCCGCCCCTACACACCAGGGGATGAGGCCAGATCCATTGATTGGAAAGCCTCCGCCCGTTCCGGCCGGCCCATGGTTGTAGACAAGGAACAGAATGTCATCAGCCGGGTCTGGATGCTGCTGGACTCTGGAGCCCAAATGCTGGGCACATGCGAAAGCGGGGAAAGCCAGATGGATGTGGCTCTCAACGCTTTACACATGTTTGCTGCCCTGTCTCTGCGTCGATCTGATGAGCTGTCGGTAATCGTTGGAGACAAGGCCCGAATTACCCGCATGCCACTGACCGGAGGATATCTGGCTTTTGACGACCTGGCGGAACGGATTGCCGAGCGCAAAAGGACTCACCCCAGGGACTTGACGGCCCTGCTGGACTATGCCAAACGAATTCGGGACCGATACGCTCTGATCATCATTGCTACCGCCAACACAGCCTGGACTGAAGACACCATTGAAAGCGTCAGCATTCTGGCTCAGACTCATCCCATGATCGTGGTGGATGTCGATGCTGTCAATTCCTTCACAGTTTCAGATAACTTCTCTGCCATAGTTGATTCCACTTCCGGCCGTATGATTCCTGCTTTCATGCGGACCCCCCAGCTGGCGGATGATGTGGACGAACGCCGTGAATTCACAGCCAAACTCCTGGAACAGCGCTTATCTCACGCAGGAGCAGCTCTTCTGCATGCTGGATCCAGCGAAGATATGTTTGATCAGTTTGTCCGGCATATCTCCACAGCTTTGACCCGGGCCGGCTCTATAAATGTACTGGCCGCTTCGCACATGGCCGCGTCTGCGGAAGAAGGACAACAATGACTTTTACTCTCACTCCCGATTCCCCCATTTCTCCTGCTCTCTTTATTTTTGCTCTGGTTATTCTAATCCTTCTGGCAGCGGTAGGACTGGTCCTGCTGATTATGGGCAGCAAACAGCAGGGAACTCAAGAAAAAAACAGACGGCAGGTGAAAAAGAAAACCAGGGCCGATTGGAAAAATAGAATCACAGCAGTGACCAAGGATTATTCACGAGGATTGCTGACTGATAAACAGGCTTACCACCGTCTTGCAGTCCTGGCTCGGCAGTTTGCTTCAGAAAAAATGGGCAAAGACGTAACAAATCAAACCCTGACCGAGATCAAGCGGTCTGCCGACAGGAATCCGGGCCTCACGACACCTTCAGATGCGTCGGCCTCTGAAGGGTACATCGCCCTGCGTCAAACAATTGAGGCACTCTACCCGCCGGAATTCGCAGACAGCCGGTACAACCCTGCTGCCCAGAAGTCCACGGTAAAAGACGCTGCCTCCTGGGTAATCGGTCTGATTGAAAGGTGGGACTAATGGAAACCTTATCAATCACCTGGAGGTGGCCCTGGGCCATTCTCCTTGCTGTCTTGGTTCTTCTTGCCGTTCTTATTGCCGTAAATATCTGGGTACGGCGAAAATATCCCAATAAACCGCTAGTGCATCCGGTTCAAAAAGAATCTCAGGCTTACAGCTGGACGGTTAGTGATGATCTCAAATCGCCCAAAGCTGCTTCCCGCTATCTTCTCTACCGAAGGCTGAGCAGATTCGCTGCTATTATTCTGGCGGTCATTGGCTTGATTACTGCCCTCCTTATGGGGAGACCATCACAGGTAGATCGGGAAAATACCAGTTCAGGTTCCCGCGATATTGTGCTCTGTCTGGATGTGTCAGGATCAGCTCTGGCTTATGATCGCCAGATTATTGCTGCTTATCTGGAAATTATTGATCAGCTTCAGGGAGAACGCATAGGTTTAAGTATCTTTGATTCCACTTCCAGAACTGTCTTCCCCCTGACCGACGACTACGATGTCATTCAGAGTCAGCTTAAATACGGCTTTACAATTCTGCAAAAAGTATCTTCAGGAGCGTATAACAAGATTTCCAAGAAAGAATATGCGCAGATTCAGGATTGGTTGGAAGGCACCAGAAATATCACCAATTCTTCTTCCCTGATTGGAGATGGCCTGGTCAGCTGCGCCCTGCAGCTTCCTCAGTTCTCGATCAATGCCAACGATTCTTCTGACAAAAAGGGATCCGCTGCCCGAGCCCGGAATGCCAGAAGCGCCTCCATCATTTTCGCTACTGACAATGTGCAAAGCGGGAAAGGAACCTACAGCCTGACCGAAGCTATGTCGGTAGTGACCAAATCAGGAATTTCTGTCGATGGTCTTTATATTGGCCCTCAGTCAAGGAGTTCCTCCACCAGTGCCATACAGATGAAGAATCTGATCACCCATTCAGGCGGAGTCTTTGTAGATATGAACAATACGGCTGATCTTAATTCGCTTGTTCAGGCCATAGAAAAAACCAGCTCTGGGCTAAAGAAGCCAAGCCAGCAGGCTAACATGATCGATCGGCCTCAGGTTTTGGTTCTTCTGCTTATTCTGGCTCTAGCAGCCTACCTGCTGACTGCAAGGAGGCTTCGCCGATGAAACTGACTCTTAACCCTATGTTTGGCTGGATTATCTCCCCTCTTATCGCTCTCCTCCTTGTCTGTTTTGCTGTCTGGCTAATTATTGGCAGGGTCCGACAATCAAAAAAACAATCCACCCTGACCAATGCCAGCACAGCTTCTCTTATCAGGCGAATTCTTCTTCTTGTCCTGTCTGCCCTGATGGTTATGACTCCCAGTCTGCTGACAGAGAACACGACCAAAGCGGTGAAGGCGACTGATGTGTTTATCGCTGTTGATACGACTGGATCTATGGCTGTTAGCGATGCCCATTATAAGAGTGAAAAAACACTGACCCGGCTGGCAGCAGCCAGGCAGGCAATCACCGATATTGCTTCTATGTACTCCGATGCCAGTTTTAGTGCCATCAGTTTTGGAGCCAGCACTACAATAGATCTTCCTATGACCCCTGATTCCAACGCTGTGACCCAGTGGGCCAATACCCTGGTCACCGAAGCTACGGCAACTTCTCGGGGATCCAGCCTTGATGCACCGATTAACACCCTCATCACGGCCATGGAGAAAACTCGTCAGGCTCATCCCAATGATTCCATAGTGCTCTATTATATTTCCGATGGAGAAAGCACTACCGATGAGCCCATGCGAACCTTCTCATCCCTGCGTAAATATGTAACTCATGCTGTGGTTGTGGGGGTTGGCTCTTCCGCGGGAGGGAAAATCCCCCTAACCAAGGTGGGAATAAACGCAATGGATGATGAAGCCAATGCGGGTACGGCTTCCCAGGGTTCTGACAGCTCTCAGACAGAATGGGTAAAGGATCCCACAAGTGGCAAGGATGGCATCTCCCGCCTCAATCCAGAAAATCTGAAAGCTATTGCCGACGAACTCTCCGGCCTTTATGTTCAGACAAGCAGCAAGCGGGGGCTGGAGATTACTGACGTTGGTAAAACTTCTCAATCGTATCATCTGCGCTCGGTGACCAGACACCTGAATCATACTGTTCCCTTTATCTGGCCATTGGTTATTGTCTTTTTCCTCATTTTCCTCTGGGAACTTGGCACATGGCTGATTATGTCTAGGAGGCTCCTGTGAATACTCCCACCCGTTCTACAAATTCTTCATCGTCTTCGTCGCGTCAAGCCCGCATGCCACTGGCAACCCGAATCGTCATAGGAATTCTGTCCCTGCTGGCTCTTGCAGCCGCTGTGATAGCGGGAATCAATATTTCCCTCCTGTCGTCATTCAACTCCTCTACCCGTGATCTCCAGTCCAACATTGCCTCTTTCAACTCATCAGCCTCCTCTATGTCGATCAACCAATTGAAGGCCTTGACTCAAAAACAAAAATCCCTCGATCAGTCTCTGTCTGATTTGCAGAGCAGATCATCTCTTGCATCCAGCCGAGTGAAAAAGTCCATATCTCACAATGCCGCAATTTCCAGACAGTTTACCCAGAAAGTAGCCACTCTTCTGAAAGAGAAAGAGAAGAAGACTGGCAGGAAAATTGATACAGTTCAGAAGCCAGCTCCCTCATCGTCAGCCAGTTCATCATCCTCATCTTCCCAATCTAAAAACACAGAAGACGAGCAGAAAGCCAAAAAACTGCTGAAACGCAATACAACCAAGCAGACAGCCAAACCAAACAGCAGTAAATCGGCCTCATCTCAGACGAAACCTTGGTAATTTTCCTTATACGTTCTTCTTTATACGTTTTTCTTTTTATGCTCTTCCTTATACGTTGTCAAGTTCGTCCTTAAGCGTGTTTTCCACATTCGACCACATTACTTTTTTCTCTTCTCTTTCGTGAGAGAATTTGTCATCATATATGCATGACAGCTAGAACATCACTACCATCTTTCCCTTCGCTCCCCAGCGGCCAGCCGGGAGTAGCCCAGTCCCCTGGGTCGTCTCTTCCGGCTCACCCTACATATGCACCTCAGCCGGGCATACCCACCCTGCCTTCACCGGCTTGTCCCTGCTTGTCGGTGGGCAGCAGTCTATCCTATTTTGTTGTCACCGAAGCCAGTTCGACTCAGAAAGTTTTGAATTATATCAGGCAAACTCTGGTCTCAGCATCCAGGCTGAAATGGGAAGGAAAAGCAGGAGAATATTACAGGAATAGCCTTCGCACTCTAATGAAAGAGGAATCCGAAGCTGAACTCGCCCTAACCAGAATGCGCCGTCTGTGCCAGTAAGAATGTCAGGAGATACACCATGATTCAAGCACGTGTCAGGGCACATATTTATGCCGGTCCTACCACCATTGATCTAAAGAAACTAACCATCTATTGCTTTGCCTGTACAACTTTTGCCAACATGCTGGATGAAGCATCTCGTCGATGGAAACAGGCCAGGCCGGCAGCCTTGGCCCGGTCATTTACACTGTCACCTACATGCCCGTTCTACTCAGGTCTCCTGCCTGGGACCAGAATGCAGACCGTTCGCGCTCCTGAATCCATGCTGCTGCCTGGACAAGCTTCGCCACAAACTGCCGTCCATACACCAGTCCCTCTCCCTGCCTTGTTCAGCGACTGTGATTCTTTTGCAGCTTCAGGCATGAGCCTGGCACGGCACTTGGAGAATCTGGCTGATAAAATGCAGCGGGCATACGGTGCCTACTCACATGCAGAACAGTTCAGCACCTCGCTACTGGGACGCCTGGTAAAAGCACAGACTACTCTCAACCCTCTGTCCACCGTGTTCACCATGACGGCTTATGGCTTGGCATCAACGAACCTGCACCTCTTGTCTGACGGAATGAATCCTGTTCGAATCATTACTGACAGCTCCGACTTTCATCAAAGTTTTATGTCAGGTCTGGGAAAGCGCCTTTCCTTCGGTGGGACTGTGAACGATGCTGCTACTGGAATTTCTCAAAAAACAGAGCCTTTGACCAACCTTCTCCAAGGGAATAAAATAACTATCACTTCTGTCACCCCTTCTCATCCCCTATCAAAGCCAAAATCCATCAGTGATTGTCTGAAAAATCAGGAGAAACTGGGCAGGGGGCAGACAGGTACCTCCTACGGTACTGTAGTCATTCAACGCTTTACAACCGCAAATGGAAAGCATAACTGGCTAGTAACCATTCCAGGAACAGACGGAAAAAAGGATTCTCCCTTTGGTTGGACACAAAACGTTGATTTGATGAGCTCCCAGGCTTCCCAA
This window contains:
- a CDS encoding vWA domain-containing protein, yielding MKLTLNPMFGWIISPLIALLLVCFAVWLIIGRVRQSKKQSTLTNASTASLIRRILLLVLSALMVMTPSLLTENTTKAVKATDVFIAVDTTGSMAVSDAHYKSEKTLTRLAAARQAITDIASMYSDASFSAISFGASTTIDLPMTPDSNAVTQWANTLVTEATATSRGSSLDAPINTLITAMEKTRQAHPNDSIVLYYISDGESTTDEPMRTFSSLRKYVTHAVVVGVGSSAGGKIPLTKVGINAMDDEANAGTASQGSDSSQTEWVKDPTSGKDGISRLNPENLKAIADELSGLYVQTSSKRGLEITDVGKTSQSYHLRSVTRHLNHTVPFIWPLVIVFFLIFLWELGTWLIMSRRLL
- a CDS encoding DUF6466 family protein, producing the protein MNTPTRSTNSSSSSSRQARMPLATRIVIGILSLLALAAAVIAGINISLLSSFNSSTRDLQSNIASFNSSASSMSINQLKALTQKQKSLDQSLSDLQSRSSLASSRVKKSISHNAAISRQFTQKVATLLKEKEKKTGRKIDTVQKPAPSSSASSSSSSSQSKNTEDEQKAKKLLKRNTTKQTAKPNSSKSASSQTKPW
- a CDS encoding vWA domain-containing protein; its protein translation is METLSITWRWPWAILLAVLVLLAVLIAVNIWVRRKYPNKPLVHPVQKESQAYSWTVSDDLKSPKAASRYLLYRRLSRFAAIILAVIGLITALLMGRPSQVDRENTSSGSRDIVLCLDVSGSALAYDRQIIAAYLEIIDQLQGERIGLSIFDSTSRTVFPLTDDYDVIQSQLKYGFTILQKVSSGAYNKISKKEYAQIQDWLEGTRNITNSSSLIGDGLVSCALQLPQFSINANDSSDKKGSAARARNARSASIIFATDNVQSGKGTYSLTEAMSVVTKSGISVDGLYIGPQSRSSSTSAIQMKNLITHSGGVFVDMNNTADLNSLVQAIEKTSSGLKKPSQQANMIDRPQVLVLLLILALAAYLLTARRLRR
- a CDS encoding PGAP1-like alpha/beta domain-containing protein, which translates into the protein MIQARVRAHIYAGPTTIDLKKLTIYCFACTTFANMLDEASRRWKQARPAALARSFTLSPTCPFYSGLLPGTRMQTVRAPESMLLPGQASPQTAVHTPVPLPALFSDCDSFAASGMSLARHLENLADKMQRAYGAYSHAEQFSTSLLGRLVKAQTTLNPLSTVFTMTAYGLASTNLHLLSDGMNPVRIITDSSDFHQSFMSGLGKRLSFGGTVNDAATGISQKTEPLTNLLQGNKITITSVTPSHPLSKPKSISDCLKNQEKLGRGQTGTSYGTVVIQRFTTANGKHNWLVTIPGTDGKKDSPFGWTQNVDLMSSQASQRAKADSARYVIAAMKKAGIKPGDSVALAGHSQGGIIAATIASDLSHDFTIKHVITAGSPIANHPVPQKTWMTSTEVNDELVSSLDGKNNAASPHHLTVRGSSVGSPEDHASNQGKDNESTAVDKTGGKKELTHGLNYHRATWDDAQKLHSDAVTSHDKHFQQTIAGRMDKQYYFQGRMGR
- a CDS encoding DUF58 domain-containing protein, which produces MQDIETIQTDSATGGGLTRHKQMSGQAIRQRIEAMGTHLTLPTVKRALGVLEGEHQSIRRGSGYEFLDIRPYTPGDEARSIDWKASARSGRPMVVDKEQNVISRVWMLLDSGAQMLGTCESGESQMDVALNALHMFAALSLRRSDELSVIVGDKARITRMPLTGGYLAFDDLAERIAERKRTHPRDLTALLDYAKRIRDRYALIIIATANTAWTEDTIESVSILAQTHPMIVVDVDAVNSFTVSDNFSAIVDSTSGRMIPAFMRTPQLADDVDERREFTAKLLEQRLSHAGAALLHAGSSEDMFDQFVRHISTALTRAGSINVLAASHMAASAEEGQQ